One segment of Alnus glutinosa chromosome 2, dhAlnGlut1.1, whole genome shotgun sequence DNA contains the following:
- the LOC133859555 gene encoding GDSL esterase/lipase At4g10955, giving the protein MEKFGAEETAKEIITTEVVQQEEAHPYAFHVSGPRNVSSPNWRDLISSSWKDTNYKRTVIACFIQAVYLLELDRQENRTEENALAPKWWLPFKYKLAQTLIDERDGSIFGAILEWDRSAALADLVLMRPSGAPRAVLVLRGTLLKSPTIRRDIEDDLRFLAWESLKGSVRFKVALEALQSVADRYGSSNVCIAGHSLGAGFALQVGKALAKEGIYVETHLFNPPSVSLAMSFRNFGEKAGFVWKRFKSMLPTSSETPVSSDEAEKAFGVGLKNWVPQLYGLKNSGVGLGKWVPHLYVNNSDYICCSYTDPDGTEGNNAGKENTGPTTGGQVAAKLFVKSKGSQKFLEAHGLEQWWSDDLELQLAVHNSKLISRQLKSLYTFPASQQPQGNPR; this is encoded by the exons ATGGAAAAGTTTGGAGCGGAGGAGACAGCAAAGGAGATCATAACAACGGAGGTGGTTCAGCAAGAAGAGGCGCATCCCTACGCTTTCCATGTCTCTGGACCTCGCAATGTGTCCTCTCCTAATTGGAGAGATCTCATCAGTTCTAGTTG GAAGGATACGAATTACAAAAGAACTGTAATTGCTTGTTTCATACAAGCGGTTTACTTGCTTGAACTTGATAGACAAGAGAACAGAACTGAAGAAAATGCTCTTGCTCCAAAGTGGTGGCTGCCTTTCAAGTACAAGCTAGCACAAACCTTAATTGATGAAAGAGATGGATCCATCTTTGGTGCAATATTAGAATGGGATAGATCTGCAGCATTGGCTGACTTAGTACTTATGAGACCTAGTGGTGCTCCAAGGGCTGTTTTGGTACTTAGAGGAACATTGCTTAAAAGCCCAACAATCCGAAGGGACATTGAAGACGACCTCCGGTTTCTGGCTTGGGAGAGCTTGAAGGGCTCTGTCAGGTTTAAAGTAGCTTTGGAGGCACTGCAATCGGTTGCTGATAGGTATGGAAGCAGCAATGTATGTATTGCAGGGCATTCCTTGGGGGCTGGGTTTGCTCTCCAAGTGGGAAAAGCATTAGCCAAAGAAGGGATATATGTGGAAACCCATTTATTCAATCCACCTTCTGTTTCACTAGCTATGAGCTTCAGAAACTTTGGAGAAAAGGCTGGATTTGTTTGGAAGAGATTTAAATCAATGCTTCCTACAAGTAGTGAAACTCCGGTTAGCAGCGATGAGGCCGAAAAGGCTTTCGGTGTAGGATTGAAGAATTGGGTACCTCAATTATATGGATTGAAGAATTCTGGTGTGGGGTTGGGAAAATGGGTACCTCATTTGTATGTAAACAATAGTGACTACATCTGTTGCTCTTACACTGACCCTGATGGCACAGAAGGAAACAATGCCGGCAAGGAGAATACTGGCCCTACAACTGGGGGCCAAGTTGCAGCAAAGCTGTTTGTGAAGTCCAAGGGGAGCCAGAAGTTTCTTGAGGCTCATGGGTTAGAGCAATGGTGGTCTGACGACTTGGAACTTCAACTGGCTGTCCATAATAGCAAGCTTATAAGCAGGCAGCTGAaatccttgtacacctttccagCATCACAGCAACCACAGGGAAACCCTCGATAG
- the LOC133861573 gene encoding pentatricopeptide repeat-containing protein At3g56550, giving the protein MSKSDTILKLLQGCNSLRRLQKIHSHVVTNGFQHHPAISTKLLNFCAVSVSGSLAYAELLFRHIENPETQAWNSIIRGFANSPSPLQAILYYNDMLSALVARPDTFTFSFVLKACERVKAESKCREVHGTIIRCGYERDVVVCTNLIRSYVVNGLIGLAQTMFDNMSDRDLVSWNSMISCYSQAGFHQEALKVYDRMKNENVGLDGFTLVGLLSSCAHVGAMNIGVHLHRVASEEGFVENVFVGNALIDMYAKCGSLDDALRVFDSMQRRDIFTWNSMIVGYGVHGRGDGAISFFTQMLMAGLKPNSITFLGLLCGCSHQGLVEEGVEYFHMMSSKFNLKPGIKHYGCMVDLFGRAGKLEKALETIGTSPSQDDPVLWRTLLGSCKIHKNVKIGEIAMRNLIQLGASNAGDCVLLATIYAGAKNTDGVSKMRKMINSQGIKTTPGWSWIEVGNNIHKFVVDDKSHPDSSEIYCKLREVICQATLLGYVPEQSFITVAGLITKECLETCTSCHSEKLAIAFGLARTSKGTPIRIVKNLRVCRDCHSFTKYVSKAYNREIIVRDRVRFHHFKDGFCSCKDYW; this is encoded by the coding sequence ATGTCCAAATCCGATACTATCCTTAAACTCTTGCAAGGCTGCAACAGTCTCAGAAGGCTTCAAAAAATCCATTCACACGTCGTCACCAACGGATTCCAACACCACCCCGCCATTTCCACCAAACTCCTCAACTTCTGTGCTGTCTCAGTCTCTGGCTCCTTGGCCTACGCTGAGCTTCTCTTCCGCCACATTGAGAACCCAGAAACGCAAGCTTGGAATTCCATTATCAGAGGCTTTGCCAATAGCCCTTCTCCTCTCCAAGCCATTCTTTATTACAATGACATGCTTTCTGCTTTGGTTGCTCGTCCCGACACCTTCACTTTCTCATTTGTTCTGAAGGCCTGCGAGAGAGTTAAGGCGGAGAGCAAGTGCAGAGAGGTTCATGGGACTATAATACGATGTGGGTATGAGAGGGACGTTGTTGTTTGTACCAATCTTATAAGGTCGTATGTGGTAAATGGGTTAATTGGACTTGCCCAAACGATGTTTGATAATATGTCTGATAGAGACTTGGTCTCTTGGAATTCAATGATTTCTTGCTACTCTCAGGCGGGTTTTCATCAAGAGGCGTTGAAGGTGTACGATAGGATGAAGAATGAGAATGTGGGTCTCGATGGGTTTACGCTTGTAGGCTTGCTCTCGTCTTGTGCTCACGTGGGCGCAATGAATATTGGGGTTCATTTGCATAGGGTTGCTTCTGAAGAGGGGTTTGTGGAGAATGTTTTTGTTGGAAATGCACTTATAGATATGTATGCCAAATGTGGAAGTTTGGATGATGCTCTCCGTGTCTTTGATAGCATGCAGAGACGGGATATTTTTACTTGGAACTCAATGATTGTTGGGTATGGAGTGCACGGTCGTGGGGATGGAGCAATCTCTTTCTTTACGCAGATGTTGATGGCAGGACTTAAACCAAATTCCATAACATTCCTTGGTTTGTTGTGTGGATGTAGTCACCAAGGATTGGTTGAGGAGGGTGTAGAGTATTTCCACATGATGAGCTCGAAGTTCAATTTGAAGCCTGGAATTAAGCATTACGGGTGCATGGTGGATTTATTTGGACGAGCTGGGAAGCTTGAGAAGGCACTTGAAACGATAGGGACTTCTCCTTCACAAGATGATCCAGTCCTATGGAGAACTTTGCTTGGTTCTTGCAAGATTcacaaaaatgtgaaaataggAGAAATCGCCATGAGGAATCTAATTCAGCTCGGGGCATCAAATGCAGGGGACTGTGTTCTTCTAGCTACAATATACGCTGGAGCCAAAAATACTGATGGTGTTTCAAAGATGAGAAAAATGATTAATAGCCAGGGAATTAAGACCACACCGGGTTGGAGCTGGATTGAAGTTGGTAATAATATTCATAAATTTGTTGTTGATGACAAGTCACATCCTGATTCCAGTGAAATTTATTGCAAACTGAGAGAAGTAATCTGCCAGGCTACCCTGCTTGGTTACGTGCCAGAGCAGTCTTTTATCACTGTGGCTGGATTGATTACCAAAGAGTGTCTGGAAACTTGCACATCATGTCATAGCGAGAAGTTGGCAATTGCTTTTGGTTTGGCAAGAACTTCAAAAGGAACACCTATACGAATAGTAAAGAATTTAAGAGTTTGTAGAGATTGTCATTCGTTTACAAAATATGTTTCAAAAGCATATAATCGAGAAATAATTGTTAGGGACCGAGTTCGGTTCCATCACTTCAAGGACGGATTTTGTTCCTGCAAAGACTACTGGTGA